A window from Solea senegalensis isolate Sse05_10M unplaced genomic scaffold, IFAPA_SoseM_1 scf7180000013475, whole genome shotgun sequence encodes these proteins:
- the LOC122760367 gene encoding olfactory receptor 142-like → MKMMNSSHVSHFTLGAYSDPGLYTHVIFVFVLCFYLLIIVANLLLIVVICMNRSLHEPMYVFVCSLFVNELYGSTSLFPALLLHILSNIHTISVPLCFLQIFSVYSYGSIEFTNLAVMSYDRYLAICYPLQYKAHMTSSKVFLLIAGIWFPPVVAVSVTVCLTSSLHLCGNVIDKVYCDNYAIIKLSCGDTRVNNVYELIATSLTVCAPLSVIVFSYVRILKVCFSGCKQTRQKAVSTCTPHLASLLNFSFGVCFEVLQSRFDMSSVPMILRIFLSLYFLTCQPLFNPVMYGLKLSKIRHVCKHLLLSKCHSSFSMFEQLQYQQHKGQ, encoded by the coding sequence ATGAAGATGATGAACTCTTCTCATGTGTCACATTTCACTCTAGGTGCCTATTCTGATCCTGGCCTGTATACACATGTgatctttgtgtttgtgctttgtttcTACCTGTTAATCATTGTTGCTAATTTGCTGCTGATTGTAGTTATCTGTATGAACAGAAGTCTACATGAACCTATgtacgtgtttgtgtgcagcttGTTTGTAAATGAACTGTATGGCAGTACAAGCTTGTTTCCAGCACTGCTGCTTCACATTCTCTCTAACATTCACACCATCTCTGTTCCTCTATGTTTCCTGCAGATTTTCTCAGTTTATTCGTATGGTAGCATCGAGTTCACCAACTTGGCTGTCATGTCGTACGACCGCTACCTCGCCATCTGTTACCCTTTGCAATATAAAGCACACATGACAAGCAGTAAAGTTTTCCTGCTTATTGCTGGAATATGGTTTCCTCCTGTTGTCGCTGTTTCTGTGACAGTGTGTTTGACATCGTCTCTGCATCTCTGTGGAAACGTCATTGACAAAGTTTACTGCGACAATTACGCCATCATCAAATTGTCCTGTGGTGACACAAGAGTCAACAATGTCTATGAGCTGATTGCGACATCACTCACTGTCTGCGCTCCCTTGTCCGTCATTGTCTTCTCATACGTaaggattttaaaagtctgtttctctggttgtaaacagacaagacagaaaGCAGTCAGCACCTGCACACCTCATCTGGCCTCACTGCTCAACTTCTCCTTCGGGGTTTGTTTTGAAGTTTTACAGAGCAGGTTTGATATGAGCAGTGTCCCTATGATTCTGAgaatttttttatctttatattttctCACATGTCAGCCGCTGTTCAACCCTGTCATGTACGGACTCAAGCTGTCCAAAATACGTCATGTCTGTAAACATCTGCTGCTCAGCAAGTGTCACTCATCATTCAGCATGTTTGAACAGCTTCAGTATCAACAACACAAGGGAcaatga